The Salvelinus fontinalis isolate EN_2023a chromosome 31, ASM2944872v1, whole genome shotgun sequence genome has a window encoding:
- the LOC129829865 gene encoding peptidyl-prolyl cis-trans isomerase FKBP1A-like, producing the protein MSLTSSFRLHCSASESKMGVEIETITPGDGQTFPKKGQTCVVHYVGSLTDGTKFDSSRDRGKPFKFKIGKQEVIRGWEEGVGQMSVGQRATLTCTPDFAYGSKGHPGIIPPNSTLIFDVELMGLE; encoded by the exons ATGAGCTTGACTTCCAGTTTCCGTTTGCATTGTAGTGCGTCGGAGAGTAAAATGGGAGTAGAAATCGAGACCATAACCCCGGGTGATG GACAGACATTTcccaaaaaaggacagacatgcGTTGTGCATTATGTCG GCTCACTGACTGATGGAACCAAGTTTGACTCTTCCCGGGACAGAGGAAAGCCTTTCAAGTTCAAGATTGGCAAGCAGGAGGTGATCCGTGGCTGGGAGGAGGGGGTTGGCCAG ATGAGTGTGGGCCAGAGGGCAACTCTGACCTGCACGCCGGACTTTGCCTATGGCAGCAAAGGGCACCCTGGTATCATCCCACccaactctaccctcatcttTGACGTGGAGCTGATGGGCCTGGAGTGA
- the LOC129829864 gene encoding syntaphilin-like — translation MSLPPSRKPSAGQRRRSVATSSGRHSHSNASNTNTYPTNTYPGRASEGSPTARTYPGTPRCQAKHTTCSDNHGIRPPTPEQYLTPLQQKEVCIRHLRARLRENVEILQHRDSEITEMRTQLCRMQEDWIEEECHRVEAQLALKEARREIQHLHEVVETVRSNLGTPEKSPHNQKPYLSPQGPRPVKSRSCGCSPASTLNRSTTYTQLSSEGLHLGLHLDRNGNVPGPDLRAAARAEGGRTHLLLEAALLSEQNPAGSARGPFSSTMPHSSAYERLYSGGAVLPVSHSCHSLGNSCRCSGHTYIPHHHLFLHLPQEEPTAAMAAAAAAAPVTDVKPEVRSQACSPTMTWVSEEGGGEELSIISLATTDITPAYSEQQPFPTFLSSSPPPQLSYNLEPLPPDGPVEMTIMATVAQTCQPKPVSLYSPERQGSVTVVEEAVEVEIVVEGEEGEEGAPQRNFWSRYFLVDLLAVAMPVVPTVAWLCHGAPREVMPVYHIGSLLRGCCAVALHSLRRRGCGRGHDPTSMNGANNI, via the exons ATGTCACTTCCTCCCAGTCGGAAGCCCTCTGCAGGTCAGCGCAG GCGGTCAGTTGCTACTAGCAGTGGGCGCCATTCCCATAGCAATGCCTCCAATACCAACACTTACCCCACCAACACTTACCCTGGCAGGGCTAGTGAGGGCAGTCCTACAGCCCGGACATACCCTGGCACACCCAG GTGTCAGGCGAAGCACACCACCTGCAGTGATAACCATGGGATCCGTCCCCCCACACCAGAACAGTACCTCACACCCCTGCAGCAGAAGGAGGTGTGTATCAGACACCTGCGAGCCAGGCTAAGGGAGAATGTTGAGATACTGCAGCACAG ggaCAGTGAGATAACTGAGATGAGGACCCAGCTGTGTCGGATGCAAGAGGACTGGATAGAAGAGGAGTGTCATCGTGTGGAGGCCCAGCTTGCTCTAAAGGAGGCGCGCAGGGAGATCCAACACCTACATGAGGTTGTGGAGACAGTACGATCAAATCTCGGCACCCCAGAAAAATCCCCCCACAACCAAAAGCCATACCTTTCACCGCAGGGACCCAGACCTGTCAAGTCCCGCTCCTGTGGTTGCTCCCCAGCCAGCACCCTGAACCGCAGCACCACCTACACCCAGCTGAGCAGTGAGGGCCTGCATCTGGGCCTGCATCTGGACCGCAATGGAAACGTCCCAGGGCCTGACCTGCGTGCAGCGGCACGGGCAGAAGGGGGACGGACCCACCTGCTCCTGGAAGCAGCCCTTCTGTCAGAACAAAACCCAGCCGGCTCGGCCCGTGGCCCTTTCTCCTCCACCATGCCACACTCCTCCGCCTACGAGAGACTGTACAGCGGGGGGGCTGTCCTGCCTGTCTCCCACTCCTGCCATTCCCTAGGTAACAGCTGCAGGTGCAGCGGACACACCTACATCCCGCATCACCACCTCTTCCTGCACCTCCCTCAGGAGGAGCCCACGGCTGCAATGGCagcggctgctgctgctgcccccgTGACAGATGTGAAACCGGAGGTCCGATCCCAGGCCTGCAGCCCCACCATGACCTGGGTCtcagaggaaggagggggagaagagctAAGCATTATCTCCCTGGCAACAACCGACATCACCCCAGCCTACTCTGAACAACAACCGTTCCCTACCTTCttgtcttcctcccctcctccccagctCTCCTACAACCTAGAACCACTGCCTCCAGATGGCCCAGTGGAGATGACAATAATGGCAACAGTGGCCCAAACCTGCCAGCCCAAGCCTGTGTCATTGTATTCACCAGAGAGGCAAGGGAGCGTGACAGTGGTGGAGGAGGCTGTTGAAGTTGAAATCGTTGTggaaggggaagagggggaggagggggctcCCCAGCGGAACTTCTGGAGCCGATACTTCCTGGTGGACCTGTTGGCGGTGGCCATGCCGGTAGTGCCAACAGTGGCCTGGCTGTGCCATGGGGCCCCGCGGGAAGTCATGCCTGTCTACCACATTGGCTCTCTGCTACGGGGTTGCTGCGCTGTGGCCCTTCACTCTCTGCGACGCAGGGGATGTGGCCGGGGCCATGACCCCACAAGCATGAATGGGGCGAACAATATCTGA